The Acidobacteriota bacterium genome contains the following window.
CCGATCACCGCGGGCAACATGCCCTGAGCAACAACCAGCTTCACTACATCCCCTGAACTTGCGCCCAACGCTACGCGAATCCCGATCTCGCGGGTGCGCTGCACCACCGAGTAAGCTACGACGCCATAGATGCCGATCACCGCCAGCACTAATCCTATCACTGCGAACAACCCGAGCAACGCGGTGTTGAACCGATCCTGCGCCAGCGACAGCGAAACGATCTGTTCAAGCGATTGAATATTGGTCACCGGCAGCAACGGATCGACGTTAAGCATCTCCCGCTTCACGGTAGACGTCAGAGTCAGCGGATCGATAGCCGTGCGTAAGGCGAACTTCATCGTCACATACTGGCGGGCTACCAGCAATACCTTGTCGGGCACTTGCGCCAACGGCACAAACACCGCGGCAGGAGCGGGCGAGCTTAGCCCGAATTGTTTCAAGTCGCCGACCACTCCAATAACCTGGCACGATCGGCCGTTCGCAGCGGAGCGTTGAACGATTAACCGCTGACCGAGCGGGTCGGCTTCCTTGAACACCTGACGCGCATATGTCTCGTTGACGATCGCCACCGGCTCCGAACCGGCCATGTCCGTCTCGGCGAACTCGCGTCCTCGTTTGATCGCCATCCGCATAACCTGGAAGTATTCGGGCGTGATCATGCGGTACTCGGTTGAGCGCTCTGAATTTGGGCGCCCCTCGACCTCGACCGTCAGATTGAGCCAGCGGCTCAGGGGCAAATTGCTGGTGACCGCAGCGGCCTCAACACCGGGTATCGCCTTGAGCCGTTCGAGCGACCGCTGGACATAGTCGGTGTGCTTGGCCGTCGTTTTGTATTGCTCGCCATTTGGCGCGACCTCGAAAGTCAGCACGTTGCGCGGATCGAAGCCGGGGTCAACGCCGCGCAAGCTGGCGAAGGTGCGAATCAATAAGCCGGCGCCGATCAGTAACACGAGCGCGAGCGCAATTTCCGACATCACCAACGCGCTGCGAACTCGCCCGCGATCATCGCCAATCGCTCCTTTTCCTCCACCCTGCTTGAGCGAGTGGTTGACGTCGACTCGAGCTGCTTTGATCGCCGGCGCCAACGCGAACACCAGACCGGTGAGCACCGATGCGCCGAACGCGAAGCCCAGCACTCGCCAGTCGAAACCGATTTCACCGGTCCGCGGAATCAGATCCGCCGGTATGAAAGCCGCGATCATCTCTACTCCCCATTGAGCCAGGAGCAACCCCGCAAGTCCGCCAACAAGCGCGAGCACGACGCCTTCGGTCAGCAACTGCCGCGCGATCCGAGACCAACTTGCGCCAAGCGCCTGACGCACAGCCATCTCCGAACCGCGTCCGGCAGCTTGCGCCAGTTGTAGATTGGCGACGTTGGCGCACGCGATCAAAAGCACAAAGCCAACCGCGCCCAACATGATCAGCAACAGCGGGCGCGCCTCAGCAGTCAGGCTTGCAAGATAGGGCTCGACTCCAATGCCGTCTTCCTGACGCCAGAGCATCTTTGGATACGCTTCGCCGAACCTGTCAAAGACCCCTTTCATATCTGCGACGGCTTGCTCTTGCGACACGCCCGGCTTGAGTCGCGCCAGCACGGTGTAGTTGTGCCCCTCCTCGCCGCTCGCTGGATTCGTCCGCATCGGGAACAGCAGGGCTGCCTGTGCGCCGTAGCGAAAGCTCGGCGGCATGATGCCGATGGCGGTGTAATCTTTGCCGTTGATCAAAACAGTCTTGCCGACCACCACCGGATCAGCGCCGAAACGCCTCCGCCATAAACCGTCGCTGAGAATAACCACTTGTTCGCCGTTGGGCGAATCTTCCTGTTCGGTGAAGTCGCGCCCGATAACCGGATGCACGCCAAGCACGCGGAAGAAATCAGCCGAGACCTTCACGCCGCTTACGAACTCCGGTTCATTCCCGCCCGACAAGTTCACGCCCGAGCCCATTCCGGTTGTCGCGGCGACGCCCTCGAATGACCGGCTGTGATCTCGCCAGAACACAAATTTCGGTTCGCTCGCGGCTGAAAGGGCCGACCCGGCCCTGGTGGGCGATAAAGCCATGATCCGGCCGGGTTCTGAATACGCCAGAGGACGCAACAGCACCGCGTTGACTACCGAGAAGATTGCCGTGGTCGCGCCGATGCCGAGCGCGAGCGTCGCAACGGCGATCAAGGTAAAGCCCGGCCGCTTGAGCAGCATCCTGAATCCATATCGCACGTCTTGCAACAAGGTTTCCATGATTCACCTTTTCTCAGGGTTCCGGGTTCAAGGTTCAGGGTTCCGGGTTCAGAGTTCAGAGTTCCGGGTCCACGGTTCTACGTTCTGACACTCGTCGAAGCTGATAAATAAAACGTCAACCCTGAACCCGGAACTCTGAACCCTGAACCTAGTTACTATTCACATCTGAGCGCCGCAAGCGGATCAATGCTTGCGGCCTTGCGCGCGGGGAGATAACCCCCAAGCAGAGTCGCCGCACTCAACAGCACCCCGGCTCCAACAAATACAATTGGGTCGCCGGCCTTCACGCCAAACAGCAGCGATTCCGTCAACCGGCCAAGCCCGTAAGCGGCTGGCAACCCGACCACAAGTCCCACCAAAGCCAGCACGACGACTTCTCTTAAGATGAGCCACGACACAATTCCCCGAGTCGCTCCCAGCGCCATGCGAATGCCGATTTCGCGGGTGCGCCGCGTCACCGTGTAGGCCATCACGCCGTACAGTCCGATTGAGGCAAGCAACGCCGCCAGCAGCGCAAAGCACAGCGAAAGAAACGTCAGGAACTTGTCGGCGAACAGCGATTCGTCTATTTGCCGTTCGAGCGTCTTTAGATCGAACACGGGCAGATTGCCGTCCAGTCGTTGCACTTCGCGCCTCAATCCCGCGGACACAGCACCGAGCTCCTGCCTGGTCTTCACGTAAAAAGTGATATTCCCAACCGTCTTGAACTGGGAGTAGGGCAGATAAACGAAAGGTCCCACCTTGTCGCGAACGGTGGCGTGCTTGTTGTCCTTCACCACGCCTACGATTTCGATATCCGGACGAACCTTGTCGCCCGCGCCGAAGGTAAAATGCGCGCCCATGGGGCTTCGATTGTCGAAGAAGCGCCGGGCCATGGATTCGTTGATGATCGCGACCTTCGAACTGCTCGTTGTGTCCGCCAATCCAAATTCGCGCCCTGCCAGAAGCGGAATCCCCATCGTGGAAAAGTAGCCGGGCCCGATCCAGTTCTGGTGGGCTTCCATCTCTTCTTCGTCCTGTGCCTGGTATCCTTCAACGGTGATGTTGGCGGACGAATTGCTGTTGGTGAACACGGGTATCACAGCTTCGCCAACAGACTCGACGCCCGGCTGTGATATCAGATTCTGGTGAAGCTGATCCAAAAATGCGATGGTGCGTTGCGGCGTATAACCATTCAGTTCGGGAGCGATTGAGAAGGCGACGAGATGATCGGCGCGCAGTCCGAGGTCGAGATGCTGGAGGTTGTTGAGACTCCTCGCAAACAGCCCCGCGCCCACCAGCAGCACCGTAGTCAGC
Protein-coding sequences here:
- a CDS encoding ABC transporter permease, whose translation is METLLQDVRYGFRMLLKRPGFTLIAVATLALGIGATTAIFSVVNAVLLRPLAYSEPGRIMALSPTRAGSALSAASEPKFVFWRDHSRSFEGVAATTGMGSGVNLSGGNEPEFVSGVKVSADFFRVLGVHPVIGRDFTEQEDSPNGEQVVILSDGLWRRRFGADPVVVGKTVLINGKDYTAIGIMPPSFRYGAQAALLFPMRTNPASGEEGHNYTVLARLKPGVSQEQAVADMKGVFDRFGEAYPKMLWRQEDGIGVEPYLASLTAEARPLLLIMLGAVGFVLLIACANVANLQLAQAAGRGSEMAVRQALGASWSRIARQLLTEGVVLALVGGLAGLLLAQWGVEMIAAFIPADLIPRTGEIGFDWRVLGFAFGASVLTGLVFALAPAIKAARVDVNHSLKQGGGKGAIGDDRGRVRSALVMSEIALALVLLIGAGLLIRTFASLRGVDPGFDPRNVLTFEVAPNGEQYKTTAKHTDYVQRSLERLKAIPGVEAAAVTSNLPLSRWLNLTVEVEGRPNSERSTEYRMITPEYFQVMRMAIKRGREFAETDMAGSEPVAIVNETYARQVFKEADPLGQRLIVQRSAANGRSCQVIGVVGDLKQFGLSSPAPAAVFVPLAQVPDKVLLVARQYVTMKFALRTAIDPLTLTSTVKREMLNVDPLLPVTNIQSLEQIVSLSLAQDRFNTALLGLFAVIGLVLAVIGIYGVVAYSVVQRTREIGIRVALGASSGDVVKLVVAQGMLPAVIGIAIGLGGAIGLTRLLSSFLFGVTATDPITFVVTAVLLTVVALAACFMPARRAAKVDPMVALRYE